In Arachis hypogaea cultivar Tifrunner chromosome 17, arahy.Tifrunner.gnm2.J5K5, whole genome shotgun sequence, a single window of DNA contains:
- the LOC112765854 gene encoding KH domain-containing protein At3g08620, with protein MSGLYNNQISSHSSIRANSPNINMRNNFDLDSSQYLAELLAEHQKLGPFVQVLPFCSRLLNQEILKVSGKNNGLLMQNQGISSEYENRIMQFGSHKPTTLVASSDMSPNFTGWNSLSHEMLGGGQGLNNNVDWQTAPLVSSPHIVKKILRLDIPSDSYPNFNFVGRLLGPRGNSLKRVEATTGCRVYIRGKGSIKDLDKEELLRGRPGYEHLNEPLHVLIEAELPPNIVDLRLRQAQEILQELLKPVDESQDLYKRQQLRELAMLNSNFREDSPQLSGSVSPFTSNEIKRAKLDQ; from the exons ATGTCTGGTTTGTATAATAATCAGATTTCATCTCATTCATCAATAAGAGCCAATTCACCAAATATAAACATGAGGAACAATTTTGATCTTGATAGCAG TCAATACTTAGCTGAGTTGCTAGCAGAACACCAGAAGCTTGGACCCTTTGTGCAAGTCCTTCCCTTCTGTAGCAGACTCTTAAATCAAG AGATTCTAAAGGTTTCTGGAAAGAATAATGGATTATTGATGCAGAACCAAGGAATTAGTAGTGAatatgaaaacagaataatgcagtTTGGAAGCCACAAACCAACAACTCTTGTGGCTTCTTCAGACATGTCACCAAACTTCACTGGTTGGAACAGCCTGTCACATGAA ATGTTAGGTGGAGGACAAGGACTAAATAATAATGTTGATTGGCAAACAGCACCACTTGTCTCAAGTCCTCACATTGTGAAGAAGATTTTACGCTTAGATATTCCTAGTGATAGCTATCCAAAT TTCAATTTTGTTGGGAGACTGCTTGGTCCGAGGGGCAATTCACTCAAGAGAGTGGAAGCTACCACAGGTTGCCGTGTATATATCAGAGGGAAAGGTTCAATCAAAGATCTAGACAAG GAAGAGTTGTTAAGGGGTAGGCCAGGGTATGAGCACCTGAATGAACCTCTACACGTTTTGATTGAAGCAGAACTACCTCCCAACATTGTTGATCTAAGGCTCAGGCAAGCACAAGAAATCTTACAAGAGCTACTTAAACCTGTT GATGAGTCACAAGACTTGTACAAGAGGCAACAACTAAGAGAACTTGCTATGCTCAATTCCAATTTTAGAGAAGATAGCCCTCAACTGAGTGGTAGTGTTTCTCCATTCACttctaatgaaattaaaagggccAAACTTGACCAATAA